The Candidatus Kryptoniota bacterium genome contains a region encoding:
- a CDS encoding Gfo/Idh/MocA family oxidoreductase, with product MQKISWGILSTSKFAARVTIPAIQKSKFSEVSAIASRDLGRAKAAASKLGIPKAVGSYEAVLSDPGIDAIYIPLPNNLHVDWTLKALKAGKHVLCEKPIGLNYHDARRLEGAEKDYPNLKVMEAFMYRHHPQWKKVKELVDEKVVGEIVGVHSLYSYYNDDATNIRNIVETGGGAMLDIGCYCVSLSRYLFGREPNRIMGRVEYDPKSKIDRLASGILDFGSSVATFTCGTQMQPYQRVNILGTKGRIEIEIPFNAPNDRPTRIWLQKGGTVEELFFDVCDQYTIQLDLFAQAIMTNGNVPTPLEDGIANMKVIDAIGESSRRGEWIKH from the coding sequence ATGCAAAAAATCTCATGGGGAATTTTGAGCACATCGAAATTCGCAGCGAGAGTGACCATTCCTGCGATTCAGAAAAGTAAATTCTCCGAGGTGAGCGCCATTGCGTCACGGGACCTCGGTCGAGCCAAAGCTGCCGCTTCTAAACTTGGAATTCCGAAGGCCGTTGGCTCGTACGAAGCGGTTCTTTCAGATCCTGGGATCGATGCGATCTACATTCCGCTGCCGAACAATCTGCATGTGGACTGGACATTGAAAGCGCTGAAGGCAGGCAAACACGTCCTTTGCGAGAAACCGATCGGGTTGAACTACCATGATGCACGTAGGCTCGAAGGAGCAGAAAAAGATTATCCGAACCTCAAAGTTATGGAAGCGTTCATGTATCGCCACCACCCGCAATGGAAAAAAGTCAAGGAGCTTGTTGACGAGAAGGTAGTAGGCGAGATCGTTGGAGTTCATTCGCTCTATTCCTATTACAACGACGATGCAACAAACATTCGCAATATCGTGGAAACCGGCGGGGGTGCCATGCTGGACATCGGTTGTTACTGCGTATCGCTTTCAAGATACTTGTTCGGTCGCGAACCAAATCGAATCATGGGAAGGGTGGAGTACGATCCGAAGAGCAAGATTGACCGTCTCGCGTCAGGCATTCTGGATTTCGGTAGTAGTGTTGCGACATTCACTTGCGGAACTCAGATGCAGCCGTACCAGAGAGTCAACATTCTGGGAACAAAGGGGAGAATCGAGATAGAAATTCCGTTCAATGCGCCGAACGATCGTCCGACCAGGATATGGCTGCAAAAAGGCGGAACAGTTGAAGAGCTCTTCTTTGACGTTTGCGATCAGTACACGATTCAGTTGGATCTCTTCGCGCAGGCCATCATGACAAACGGAAATGTCCCCACACCGCTTGAAGACGGAATAGCCAACATGAAGGTGATCGACGCAATCGGCGAAAGTTCACGAAGAGGTGAGTGGATCAAGCACTGA
- a CDS encoding SagB/ThcOx family dehydrogenase, whose amino-acid sequence MIKKTRRAKSGTKSGRGQSQSPEDSRKIALPKPKLEGDILKAFKKRRTTREISDRKLSLQLISNLLWSACGVNREKGPFEIPGRTAASASNSQEIDIYVAMEEGVYLYDAFHHSLNLILGKDLRTLAIGAGQAEFAGSAPVQLIYVADVNKLVNTSGYQEPGLHDPEIQKSYYYADTGLIAGNVYLFAASEKLAAWFHNCNKSAIKEALSLRDDQRVLFGQTVGYPKRKR is encoded by the coding sequence ATGATTAAAAAGACCCGACGGGCAAAATCCGGAACAAAATCCGGGCGCGGGCAATCTCAGTCGCCAGAAGATTCGAGAAAGATCGCACTACCGAAGCCCAAACTTGAAGGAGATATTCTCAAGGCATTTAAAAAAAGAAGAACTACTCGCGAGATAAGTGACAGGAAGCTTTCTCTCCAGTTGATCTCAAATCTCCTTTGGTCTGCGTGCGGAGTAAATAGGGAGAAGGGGCCATTTGAAATTCCCGGAAGAACCGCAGCATCGGCAAGCAACTCGCAGGAGATTGACATTTATGTGGCGATGGAAGAAGGAGTTTATTTGTACGACGCATTTCACCATAGTCTCAATCTAATTCTCGGGAAAGACTTGCGGACGTTGGCTATTGGGGCAGGCCAGGCCGAATTTGCCGGGAGCGCTCCGGTTCAGCTGATCTACGTAGCTGATGTGAACAAGCTCGTCAACACTTCCGGCTACCAGGAACCGGGATTGCACGATCCTGAAATCCAAAAATCATATTATTACGCGGACACCGGTCTTATCGCGGGCAACGTATATTTGTTCGCGGCGTCCGAAAAACTTGCGGCATGGTTTCACAACTGCAATAAATCCGCCATCAAAGAGGCTTTGAGTTTGCGTGACGATCAGCGAGTGCTCTTCGGGCAGACGGTCGGATACCCAAAGAGGAAGCGGTAG
- the sixA gene encoding phosphohistidine phosphatase SixA, with translation MELYLLRHAIAADKSEPGIKRDADRPLTPEGAEKMKDIAKKMKKMDLSFDLILSSPFRRATETAEIVADVLDCRDIVELSRHLEVGGNPEKLIDQIKTEKSDLDSILLVGHEPYLSGLISMMISGTDDLAVTMKKGGLCKLSTESLRYGKCATLEWLIGPGQVLI, from the coding sequence ATGGAGCTATATCTGCTGCGCCACGCAATTGCCGCCGACAAAAGTGAGCCTGGAATCAAGAGAGACGCCGACCGTCCTTTGACGCCTGAGGGTGCTGAAAAAATGAAAGACATCGCGAAGAAAATGAAGAAGATGGATCTCTCTTTCGACTTGATACTTTCAAGTCCATTTCGTCGCGCGACGGAAACAGCTGAAATCGTGGCGGATGTCCTTGACTGTCGGGACATCGTGGAGCTTTCCAGACATCTGGAAGTCGGCGGCAATCCGGAGAAGTTGATTGATCAGATCAAGACCGAAAAATCAGATCTCGATAGTATTCTCCTCGTCGGTCATGAGCCGTACTTGAGCGGACTGATCTCCATGATGATTTCCGGAACGGACGATTTGGCAGTAACCATGAAGAAGGGAGGACTGTGTAAACTCTCCACGGAATCACTCCGCTACGGTAAATGCGCAACTCTCGAATGGCTCATCGGGCCGGGACAAGTATTAATCTGA
- a CDS encoding CHAD domain-containing protein, protein MKKPPRLEANIGSDLMSRAGNYKGSNRQQLSGDPVARNQNMETIDQSAGIHFALVTTLDERLRSFMERVEKCGRKPTEKAIHDLRVATRRLLALLDLLGSVIPNGKRAKVRKQLKSLLDTLSALRDLQVQIILVRGLIEKHPTLTGYLGKLISTEAAIGRRAVKAIARFDTAEIETHLVQTRVNLGKLLDEPLMEGVFMTILRGLLAELFFKVMNLHNEIVSGSAGDISKIHDLRVAFKNFRYTAEIMQPLVPAISKKQLKSMGEFQAKMGEIQDLDVLISGVSGYAKHARKKSGRTAGVLADPFNDVVADLTNRQNDRVKLFLESRIGIKDYLRYFNS, encoded by the coding sequence TTGAAGAAACCGCCAAGACTTGAAGCGAACATCGGATCAGATCTGATGTCGCGGGCAGGAAATTACAAAGGCAGCAATCGACAACAGCTCTCGGGAGATCCTGTCGCGCGCAATCAAAACATGGAAACCATCGATCAGTCCGCCGGCATTCATTTTGCCCTCGTGACGACGCTCGATGAGAGGTTACGATCTTTCATGGAGCGCGTCGAGAAATGCGGCAGGAAACCGACCGAGAAAGCAATTCACGACCTGAGGGTCGCCACCCGTCGGCTTCTGGCGCTCCTCGATTTGCTCGGCTCCGTTATCCCGAACGGCAAGAGAGCGAAAGTCCGCAAGCAGCTCAAGTCTCTTCTGGATACCTTGAGCGCGTTGAGAGATCTCCAGGTTCAAATCATACTCGTCCGCGGCCTTATCGAAAAGCATCCGACCCTGACCGGCTATCTCGGTAAACTGATTTCTACGGAGGCCGCAATAGGGAGACGTGCGGTAAAAGCGATCGCACGATTCGATACGGCTGAAATCGAAACCCATCTCGTCCAAACAAGAGTGAACCTCGGTAAACTGCTCGACGAGCCGTTGATGGAAGGAGTCTTCATGACCATCCTTCGGGGTTTACTTGCGGAACTCTTCTTTAAGGTCATGAACCTGCACAACGAGATCGTAAGTGGATCGGCCGGGGACATCAGCAAGATTCACGATCTTCGTGTGGCGTTCAAGAACTTTCGGTACACTGCAGAAATCATGCAGCCTCTCGTGCCGGCAATCTCCAAGAAGCAACTGAAGTCGATGGGTGAATTCCAGGCGAAGATGGGAGAGATTCAGGATCTCGATGTGCTGATCTCGGGAGTGTCCGGCTACGCTAAACACGCACGGAAGAAGTCCGGGAGAACGGCCGGCGTGCTCGCGGATCCTTTCAATGACGTCGTGGCCGATTTGACGAACCGTCAGAACGACAGGGTGAAATTATTTTTGGAATCAAGGATCGGGATCAAGGACTACTTGCGCTACTTCAATTCGTAA
- a CDS encoding amino acid permease — MRLGIGMEEKQTIVTTAGRDFRKTITLRHAVALYVSSVLGSGVLVLPGLAAKIAGPSSLIAWVLLSLASYPFAYTFASLSSRKPEAGGVYSFAKESFGPHVATLVGWLFALWYITGGPAVVLIAASYLIFAFPLGRASVYLIATLVITVPFFVNLRGIKFSNRLQVAVMVSIVALLLAAVAASAGHVRPENFVPFIPNGIAPIGTAAALIFWSYLGYENVSNVAEEFRDPERDFRRSITLSVIIIGILYISVAAVTVGTLAYEAAGSVAPFAAIFSNVLGSFGTVGTALLAVFIIFGTANAYTSGMSRVIYATARDGGLPKQICHLNSRGVPDRSLLLLFGSSILVLVIYYFFDVNLEVALLIPSGGAIVVYIIGSMSGIKLLSVRGVRRTFPWMALIMSIIVLPFVGIWIIGALGVAVLSLSYSLIFNRANAPEAEEEVTK; from the coding sequence ATGAGATTGGGAATCGGTATGGAAGAAAAACAAACGATCGTGACGACCGCCGGCCGCGATTTTCGGAAAACGATAACCTTGAGACATGCCGTTGCACTATACGTGAGTTCGGTGCTCGGGTCCGGTGTTCTCGTCCTCCCCGGACTTGCGGCAAAGATCGCCGGACCTTCATCGCTCATCGCATGGGTCTTGCTTTCGCTGGCAAGTTATCCATTCGCCTACACATTCGCTTCCCTCTCCTCAAGGAAGCCTGAAGCAGGCGGGGTGTACTCATTCGCGAAGGAGAGTTTCGGTCCGCACGTGGCGACGTTAGTCGGCTGGCTTTTTGCCCTCTGGTACATCACCGGTGGACCGGCAGTTGTTCTTATCGCGGCCTCATACCTGATATTCGCGTTCCCATTGGGACGAGCGAGCGTCTACTTGATCGCGACATTAGTGATTACGGTGCCGTTCTTCGTCAATCTCCGCGGAATAAAGTTCAGTAACAGACTGCAGGTGGCAGTCATGGTCTCAATCGTCGCGCTGCTCCTGGCAGCCGTAGCGGCTTCGGCAGGCCATGTAAGGCCAGAGAATTTCGTCCCGTTCATTCCGAACGGTATCGCACCGATCGGGACTGCTGCGGCTTTAATCTTCTGGTCCTATCTCGGATATGAAAATGTTTCCAATGTCGCGGAGGAATTCAGGGACCCTGAGCGGGACTTCCGCAGGAGCATTACACTGAGCGTCATTATAATCGGCATCCTGTACATCTCAGTCGCCGCGGTCACTGTCGGGACTCTCGCTTACGAAGCAGCCGGCAGCGTCGCGCCGTTCGCGGCGATATTCTCGAACGTGCTCGGAAGTTTCGGAACGGTCGGAACCGCACTTCTTGCCGTATTCATCATCTTCGGAACCGCCAACGCCTACACGTCGGGAATGTCGAGAGTAATCTACGCTACAGCAAGAGACGGCGGTTTGCCGAAGCAGATCTGTCACCTCAACTCAAGAGGCGTTCCCGACAGAAGTCTCCTTCTCCTATTCGGATCCTCCATCTTAGTGCTGGTGATCTATTACTTTTTCGACGTGAACCTCGAAGTCGCCCTACTGATTCCCAGCGGCGGTGCAATTGTGGTTTACATCATAGGCTCGATGTCGGGTATAAAGCTGTTGAGCGTGCGCGGAGTCAGGAGGACTTTCCCGTGGATGGCACTGATAATGTCAATTATCGTACTGCCGTTCGTCGGAATCTGGATTATCGGAGCGCTCGGTGTTGCAGTTCTCTCATTGAGTTACAGTCTCATCTTCAACCGTGCAAACGCGCCTGAAGCTGAGGAAGAGGTCACGAAATAA
- a CDS encoding MATE family efflux transporter has product MLTIRKIISTIRQSVRSEQQDYTQGSVPRAIVLLAIPMILELSLESVFAVVDMFFVGKLGRNAIATVGLTESVITIVYSIAFGLATGATAIVARRIGEKNHDAAAHAGVESLIVAFVVSIVLSILGVIFGGTILSLMGASSDVVRDGAIYTRILFGGSTAIVFLFLINGIFRGAGDPAMAMKSLWIASGVNIVLCPIFVHLFGLKGAAMANVVGRSSGVIFQSYHLFRGSGLLKFRKRHFGVDPAVIRSIANISWPAAFQFIISSGSWIVLVRLVAETGGTAASAGTQIALRNFIFFILPSWGLSNAAATLVGQNLGAKQIRRAEESVSLIMKYNVVFMGFVMFIFLFFSNPIVRFFTQDDIVIRYATQSLMIFGSGFIFYGIAMVMSQALNGAGDTRTPTVINFVCFWLFQIPLAYYLSEGLNLKAAGAMAAIPISETVIALVMWYFFRRGHWKEVKV; this is encoded by the coding sequence ATGCTTACGATAAGAAAAATCATATCAACTATCAGGCAATCGGTCAGAAGCGAGCAGCAGGATTATACGCAGGGTAGCGTTCCGAGAGCTATAGTTCTCCTTGCGATACCGATGATACTTGAGCTCAGTCTGGAAAGTGTCTTTGCTGTTGTAGACATGTTCTTCGTCGGCAAGCTTGGGCGGAATGCGATCGCGACCGTGGGACTCACTGAATCCGTCATCACGATAGTTTACTCAATTGCATTCGGTCTCGCGACAGGGGCAACTGCGATTGTCGCCCGAAGGATCGGCGAGAAGAACCACGACGCAGCAGCACATGCGGGGGTCGAATCGCTTATCGTCGCCTTCGTCGTGTCGATCGTGTTGAGTATCCTTGGAGTAATATTCGGCGGTACAATCTTGTCGCTCATGGGGGCGAGCAGCGATGTCGTTAGGGATGGCGCGATATATACGCGCATACTCTTCGGCGGAAGCACGGCTATTGTCTTCTTGTTCCTGATTAACGGCATCTTCCGCGGCGCCGGCGATCCGGCAATGGCTATGAAAAGTCTTTGGATCGCCAGCGGCGTCAATATCGTTTTGTGCCCGATCTTCGTTCATTTATTCGGACTCAAAGGTGCAGCCATGGCAAACGTGGTCGGAAGAAGTTCAGGCGTTATCTTTCAGTCATATCACCTCTTTCGCGGAAGCGGATTACTTAAGTTCCGTAAACGCCATTTCGGGGTGGATCCTGCGGTCATCAGGTCGATCGCGAACATCTCATGGCCTGCCGCGTTCCAGTTCATTATATCGAGCGGCAGCTGGATCGTCCTTGTCCGTTTGGTCGCGGAAACAGGCGGCACGGCAGCATCGGCGGGCACTCAGATCGCTCTGCGTAACTTCATTTTCTTCATTCTCCCTTCGTGGGGATTGAGCAATGCCGCGGCTACACTCGTGGGACAGAATCTCGGCGCTAAACAGATTCGCCGGGCGGAAGAAAGCGTTTCCCTGATCATGAAGTACAATGTCGTCTTCATGGGTTTCGTGATGTTCATATTCCTGTTCTTCTCGAATCCTATCGTACGGTTCTTCACTCAGGATGACATCGTAATTCGATATGCTACGCAGTCGTTGATGATATTCGGATCCGGATTCATCTTCTATGGAATCGCGATGGTGATGTCCCAGGCGTTGAACGGAGCAGGCGACACAAGAACACCTACGGTGATCAATTTTGTCTGCTTCTGGCTGTTCCAAATCCCATTGGCTTACTATTTATCCGAAGGCCTGAATCTCAAGGCAGCTGGGGCGATGGCAGCAATACCAATTTCTGAAACTGTAATCGCTCTTGTCATGTGGTACTTCTTTAGAAGAGGGCATTGGAAGGAAGTGAAAGTTTGA
- a CDS encoding DUF1801 domain-containing protein: protein MKGKSKTVDEYIAALDDDKRAALKKLQKIIKGVAPKAEECISYQLPAFRLDGRMLVWFGAGANHCAFYPGGVVERYKDELKGFKTSKGTIQFQPDKPIPVALVKKIVKARIAENKSRNTRQKV from the coding sequence ATGAAAGGTAAATCTAAAACAGTTGACGAATATATCGCAGCATTGGACGATGACAAACGTGCAGCGTTGAAAAAGCTTCAGAAAATTATCAAAGGTGTTGCACCTAAGGCTGAGGAGTGTATCAGCTACCAGCTTCCAGCATTCCGCCTCGACGGAAGAATGCTCGTTTGGTTTGGTGCGGGGGCAAATCATTGCGCTTTTTATCCAGGCGGCGTGGTGGAACGATACAAAGATGAGCTTAAAGGATTCAAAACCAGTAAAGGGACAATCCAATTTCAGCCGGATAAACCAATACCCGTTGCGCTAGTAAAGAAAATCGTGAAGGCAAGGATTGCCGAGAACAAGAGCCGGAACACGAGACAAAAAGTGTGA
- a CDS encoding VOC family protein, with product MATFNPYLNFAGNTEEAFKFYKSVFGGEFIAVQRFKETPVGDRVPADAKDKIMHISLPIGKGNVLMGTDALESMGHKLTFGNNFNISVEAESKEEAKRLYDKLSVKGKIETPIHDEFWGAYFGMFTDRFGTRWMINYTYPKQK from the coding sequence ATGGCTACATTCAATCCATACCTGAACTTCGCGGGTAATACAGAGGAAGCATTCAAGTTCTACAAGTCGGTCTTCGGCGGAGAGTTCATCGCTGTACAGCGATTCAAAGAAACTCCGGTCGGGGACAGAGTGCCTGCCGACGCGAAAGACAAAATCATGCACATCTCGCTGCCGATCGGCAAAGGGAATGTGCTGATGGGTACGGACGCACTGGAATCCATGGGACACAAATTGACGTTCGGCAATAATTTCAACATTTCAGTAGAGGCGGAGAGCAAGGAAGAGGCGAAAAGACTGTACGACAAACTTTCTGTGAAGGGAAAAATAGAGACGCCTATTCACGATGAGTTCTGGGGTGCTTACTTTGGAATGTTCACGGACAGGTTCGGGACCAGGTGGATGATCAATTACACTTATCCGAAACAGAAATAA
- a CDS encoding VOC family protein — MKGITPFLWFDKEAAEAAKFYTSVFKGSKIKDMTVLSNTPSGTVEIVTIEILGQEYRLMSAGPLFKFNESVSFVVNCDTQEEIDYYWEKLSADPKAEQCGWLKDKFGLSWQIVPAILAEMQKSKDKKKLAQVTEAFLKMKKFDIEKLKQAYQQQ, encoded by the coding sequence ATGAAAGGCATAACACCGTTCTTGTGGTTCGATAAAGAAGCTGCCGAGGCGGCAAAGTTTTATACTTCGGTTTTTAAGGGCTCGAAGATAAAGGACATGACAGTATTATCGAATACTCCTTCTGGGACTGTCGAAATTGTGACCATTGAGATTCTTGGTCAGGAGTACCGCCTCATGAGTGCGGGCCCGCTTTTCAAGTTCAACGAGTCTGTATCGTTCGTGGTGAACTGCGATACCCAGGAGGAAATCGATTACTACTGGGAGAAGCTCTCGGCCGACCCGAAAGCGGAACAGTGCGGCTGGCTCAAAGACAAGTTTGGTCTCTCGTGGCAAATCGTTCCCGCAATTTTGGCGGAGATGCAAAAGAGCAAAGATAAGAAGAAGCTGGCACAAGTGACGGAGGCGTTTCTCAAGATGAAGAAATTCGATATAGAAAAGCTGAAACAAGCATACCAACAACAATAG
- a CDS encoding heme-binding protein: MLQVDLPVAVTKIISEISNLIPEYMNNQHDKPVSDGNVAVCIIDIDGNISGKMFGTDKNRSRQSFKIACTKASQVWITGMKTGEYEKKVFNKEIDEHQYGIQRPDFIGWDGGQPIKLKDGTVLSVGFSGFRGTSDLEIVQKAVAKAGL, encoded by the coding sequence ATGTTGCAGGTAGATCTTCCTGTCGCAGTTACAAAGATCATTTCTGAAATTTCCAACCTCATTCCCGAATACATGAACAACCAACATGACAAGCCAGTCTCGGATGGAAATGTCGCGGTCTGTATCATCGACATAGACGGGAACATTTCCGGAAAGATGTTCGGGACTGACAAGAACAGGTCAAGGCAGTCATTCAAGATTGCGTGCACAAAGGCAAGTCAGGTCTGGATAACGGGGATGAAGACGGGCGAATATGAAAAGAAAGTTTTCAACAAAGAAATCGATGAGCACCAGTATGGGATCCAGCGGCCCGATTTTATCGGATGGGACGGCGGCCAACCGATCAAATTGAAAGACGGAACGGTTTTATCAGTCGGCTTCAGCGGGTTCCGTGGCACAAGCGACCTTGAAATAGTCCAGAAGGCGGTGGCAAAAGCGGGTCTGTAG